A stretch of the Bdellovibrio sp. 22V genome encodes the following:
- a CDS encoding UDP-N-acetylmuramoyl-L-alanyl-D-glutamate--2,6-diaminopimelate ligase yields MKLQHLFSIIPGIASDHFSEAEVSGIFNDARLVTPGSVFVAIRGSKLDGHSFIKDAIAKGAGVLVVEDRASVPVEYRGFVLQVPNTREVLDLLASRFYWDPGQELFCVGVTGTNGKTSVTYMTEAILNKGQIPTGVIGTVNHHLGEQVWPSEMTTPDPIFLQKRLREFRAAGAMAVAMEVSSHALDQKRVDSVPFNTVIFTNLTRDHLDYHQTMDNYFEAKQKLFTDLLWKTHKRPCFAIINTADKFGRRLRVADPAVLWTYGAKDSDIRYDIKRMDFALTHFKVQTPMGDGEVHLPMSGTHNVMNALAALGAGLSAGIPLSICISALDEFTGVPGRLQSVPNNKNLSVFVDYAHSPDALENVLTALNKVRETLQSTARIWTIFGCGGDRDKGKRPLMAQMALKYSDEVIVTSDNPRTEDPQAIINDILAGVAGADKSKTTVIVDRKEAIHETLKKAQSGDVILIAGKGHEDYQIIGTQKFPFSDVKIAQEAMQER; encoded by the coding sequence ATGAAGTTACAGCATCTTTTCTCTATCATTCCGGGCATCGCCAGCGATCACTTCTCTGAAGCAGAGGTGTCGGGGATTTTTAATGACGCGCGTCTGGTGACTCCGGGCTCGGTGTTTGTCGCGATTCGTGGAAGCAAACTCGACGGGCATAGTTTTATCAAAGATGCGATTGCCAAAGGCGCTGGTGTGTTAGTTGTTGAAGACCGCGCTTCCGTGCCGGTGGAATACCGTGGATTTGTTTTACAGGTTCCAAACACCCGCGAGGTTCTGGATCTTCTTGCGAGCCGTTTTTATTGGGATCCGGGGCAAGAGCTTTTCTGTGTCGGTGTGACCGGAACAAACGGCAAAACTTCCGTGACTTACATGACGGAAGCAATTCTGAACAAAGGCCAAATTCCAACGGGAGTGATCGGCACAGTCAATCATCACCTGGGCGAGCAAGTGTGGCCTTCTGAAATGACGACTCCCGATCCGATCTTTTTGCAAAAGCGTTTGCGCGAGTTCCGCGCGGCAGGCGCCATGGCCGTAGCGATGGAAGTTTCCTCGCACGCTTTGGATCAAAAACGTGTCGACAGTGTTCCGTTCAATACGGTGATCTTCACAAATCTCACTCGCGATCATTTGGATTATCATCAGACGATGGATAATTATTTCGAAGCGAAGCAAAAGCTTTTTACGGATCTTTTGTGGAAGACGCACAAGCGTCCGTGCTTTGCGATCATCAATACGGCGGATAAGTTTGGCCGTCGCTTGCGTGTGGCCGATCCCGCGGTCTTGTGGACCTATGGCGCAAAAGACTCTGACATTCGTTACGACATCAAACGCATGGATTTTGCTTTGACTCATTTCAAAGTGCAAACGCCGATGGGTGACGGTGAAGTTCACCTTCCCATGTCTGGCACGCACAACGTGATGAATGCCTTGGCGGCTTTAGGAGCAGGTTTGTCTGCGGGAATTCCTCTGTCGATTTGTATTTCCGCTTTGGATGAATTCACCGGCGTTCCGGGGCGCTTGCAGTCCGTGCCAAATAATAAAAATCTTTCTGTCTTTGTCGACTACGCGCACTCGCCGGATGCTTTGGAAAATGTTTTAACGGCTTTAAATAAAGTGCGCGAGACATTGCAATCAACGGCGCGTATCTGGACGATCTTTGGCTGTGGTGGAGACCGCGATAAAGGCAAACGTCCTTTAATGGCGCAAATGGCTTTGAAATATTCTGACGAAGTCATCGTAACTTCAGACAATCCTCGCACGGAAGATCCTCAGGCCATCATCAATGATATTCTCGCCGGGGTTGCGGGTGCGGATAAATCCAAAACAACTGTGATCGTGGATCGCAAAGAGGCGATTCATGAAACTTTGAAAAAAGCGCAGTCCGGTGATGTGATTCTTATCGCAGGCAAAGGCCACGAAGACTATCAAATCATCGGCACGCAGAAATTCCCATTCAGTGATGTGAAAATCGCCCAAGAGGCAATGCAGGAGAGATAA
- the murD gene encoding UDP-N-acetylmuramoyl-L-alanine--D-glutamate ligase, translated as MYKEFSDLKDKRILVVGLGKTGASLAHFLTKHGAQVTVTDHKSKPELSTQLEQLGDLPIKFELGGHSPKTFIAQDLVVLSPGVPSNLKIFDYARSQGIKITGEFEFSAGFIKEPIIGITGTNGKTTVAKITEAILKESGVKTWVGGANEKPLVDYLRSDEKAQVVIAEVSSFMLEHCDTFNPMNIVFTNLAENHLDRYRSMEEYVNAKRRIFKNTNQATTSILNADDNAVVELARDPAVQRGRIFYFSRKPALEPQIMNIGGAVNIGDEIRVRTGPEIETFTIKNMKMRGKHSVENIMAAILASREHGATRDAVQRVIDSFTGLAHRIEYVRKVGGVLFYNDSKATNVHAVLRALDTFDENVILIAGGKDTNLNYEPLRTAVKRKVKTLILVGEAKERINRDLGDFSETFLIGTFEEAVLIAYQKSRIGDTVLLSPGCSSFDMFDSFEERGDYFKEIVRKFH; from the coding sequence ATGTATAAAGAGTTTAGCGATTTAAAAGATAAAAGAATCCTTGTAGTGGGTCTTGGTAAGACGGGAGCTTCGTTGGCTCACTTCCTTACAAAACACGGCGCTCAAGTGACAGTGACAGATCACAAATCAAAGCCAGAGCTTTCCACGCAGTTGGAGCAGTTGGGCGATCTGCCAATCAAGTTTGAGCTGGGCGGACACAGTCCGAAAACTTTCATTGCGCAAGACCTTGTTGTTTTGTCTCCGGGTGTTCCGAGCAATTTGAAAATCTTTGATTACGCTCGTTCACAAGGTATCAAGATCACGGGAGAGTTCGAATTCTCTGCGGGTTTCATTAAAGAGCCGATCATTGGTATTACAGGTACCAACGGTAAAACGACTGTGGCGAAAATCACAGAAGCGATTTTGAAAGAGTCCGGCGTCAAAACATGGGTGGGCGGCGCGAATGAAAAACCGCTTGTTGATTACTTGCGCTCGGATGAAAAAGCTCAAGTTGTTATCGCGGAAGTTTCAAGCTTCATGCTTGAGCATTGCGATACTTTCAATCCAATGAACATCGTGTTCACGAACTTGGCTGAAAATCACTTGGACCGTTATCGCTCTATGGAAGAGTACGTAAATGCTAAAAGACGTATCTTCAAAAACACAAACCAAGCGACAACAAGCATCTTGAATGCCGACGACAACGCGGTTGTCGAGTTGGCGCGTGATCCAGCGGTTCAGCGCGGACGTATTTTCTACTTCTCGCGCAAACCGGCTTTGGAGCCGCAAATCATGAACATTGGTGGAGCTGTGAACATTGGCGATGAAATCCGTGTTCGCACAGGCCCCGAGATCGAAACGTTCACAATCAAAAACATGAAAATGCGCGGTAAGCACTCTGTCGAAAACATCATGGCGGCGATCTTGGCATCGCGTGAACATGGTGCGACTCGCGATGCAGTTCAACGCGTGATCGACAGTTTCACAGGCCTTGCTCACCGTATTGAGTACGTTCGTAAAGTCGGCGGAGTTCTTTTCTATAACGACTCCAAAGCGACAAACGTGCACGCAGTTCTTCGCGCTTTGGACACTTTCGATGAAAACGTGATTTTGATCGCCGGTGGTAAAGACACCAACTTGAACTACGAGCCACTACGCACGGCTGTGAAAAGAAAAGTAAAGACCTTGATCTTAGTCGGGGAAGCCAAAGAGCGTATCAATCGCGACCTTGGTGATTTCTCTGAGACGTTCTTGATCGGTACTTTCGAAGAAGCGGTTCTTATCGCTTACCAAAAGTCGAGAATCGGCGATACTGTTCTCTTGTCTCCAGGTTGTTCATCCTTTGACATGTTTGACAGTTTCGAAGAACGAGGAGATTATTTCAAAGAAATCGTGAGAAAGTTTCACTGA
- a CDS encoding NAD-dependent epimerase/dehydratase family protein: MKILVIGGTRYFGKRFVHRMIEAGHHVTVLSRGTTQDDFGARVERIHADRRDAAAFKKGVGNLHFDAVVDQVCMNADEARAAIEALAGRASHYVMTSTLSVYDFHGNLNEADFDGGNYQPQTPTNPMESYKEGKRAAEAAFLQAPFPCAFPRFPVVLGEDDYTLRLFDQVKKIYLGKPLYFPNIEAHFCFINSADAARALAWLVENKKEGPYNFSSPETLKLKELVALIEQATGQKAHLLDHPSEEAWSPFGVPSDWSMNVEKARREGFVAQSLAEWLPALIQKFAGDVHVAR, translated from the coding sequence ATGAAGATTCTTGTGATTGGTGGAACTCGTTACTTCGGAAAACGTTTTGTGCACAGGATGATCGAAGCTGGTCATCACGTCACGGTGCTGAGTCGCGGAACCACGCAAGACGATTTCGGGGCTCGAGTAGAAAGAATTCATGCGGACCGCAGGGATGCTGCCGCTTTTAAAAAAGGTGTCGGTAATTTGCACTTCGATGCAGTGGTCGATCAAGTGTGCATGAATGCCGACGAAGCTCGGGCCGCGATTGAGGCATTGGCGGGGAGAGCTTCGCACTATGTGATGACTTCAACACTCTCCGTTTATGACTTTCATGGAAATTTAAATGAAGCCGACTTTGATGGCGGAAACTATCAGCCGCAAACTCCGACAAACCCCATGGAGAGCTACAAAGAGGGCAAGCGTGCAGCGGAAGCGGCGTTTCTACAAGCACCGTTTCCATGTGCGTTCCCGCGCTTCCCAGTTGTTTTGGGTGAGGACGACTACACCTTAAGACTTTTTGATCAGGTGAAGAAAATTTATCTTGGTAAACCTCTTTATTTCCCGAATATCGAAGCGCATTTTTGTTTTATCAACTCGGCCGACGCGGCTCGCGCGCTGGCGTGGTTGGTTGAAAATAAAAAAGAAGGCCCGTACAATTTTTCTTCGCCCGAAACTTTAAAGCTGAAAGAACTCGTGGCGCTGATCGAGCAGGCGACCGGGCAAAAAGCCCATCTTTTGGATCACCCTTCTGAGGAAGCGTGGTCTCCGTTTGGTGTGCCAAGTGATTGGTCTATGAATGTTGAAAAAGCGCGGCGCGAGGGTTTTGTCGCGCAGTCTTTGGCTGAATGGTTGCCGGCACTGATTCAAAAATTTGCGGGGGACGTCCATGTTGCAAGATAA
- the mraY gene encoding phospho-N-acetylmuramoyl-pentapeptide-transferase — MLYQWLYSMADQFSPLNVFRYITVRTFIAFFTAFLLCWMWGPHFIKRLQLKHFGQAIRDDGPQTHKKKAGTPTMGGGLILLSTLIPCLLWVDMMNPLVWAVLIITWGFGFIGYIDDWLKVSKKNSKGLSGKIRLAGEFLISGAVVAYLVFNHNLSTAVAVPFVKSVSLELGYFYIVFAALVVVGTANAVNLTDGLDGLAIVPVMISAATLGLFAYVTGHYSIAAYLQIPHVVGAGELTPVAATIVAAGMGFLWFNAYPAQVFMGDVGSLSLGGFLGSMAVITQNELLMVVLGGVFVVEALSVITQVISFKMTGKRVFKMAPIHHHFELGGLTETKIIVRFWIISILLAVLSLATLKLR; from the coding sequence ATGCTCTATCAATGGCTTTATTCAATGGCGGATCAGTTTTCGCCGCTGAACGTATTTAGGTATATCACCGTTCGTACATTCATCGCCTTTTTCACAGCATTCTTGTTGTGCTGGATGTGGGGGCCGCACTTCATCAAGCGCTTGCAGTTAAAACATTTCGGTCAGGCGATCCGTGATGACGGTCCTCAAACACACAAGAAAAAAGCGGGCACGCCAACAATGGGCGGAGGTTTGATTCTTTTGTCGACTTTGATTCCATGCTTGTTGTGGGTCGACATGATGAATCCTTTGGTGTGGGCTGTTCTGATCATCACATGGGGATTTGGTTTCATTGGTTACATCGATGACTGGCTTAAAGTGAGCAAGAAAAACTCCAAAGGTCTTTCGGGAAAAATCCGTTTGGCGGGGGAGTTCCTTATCAGCGGTGCCGTCGTTGCCTACTTGGTTTTCAATCACAATCTAAGCACAGCGGTGGCAGTACCATTTGTGAAATCCGTTTCGCTCGAGCTTGGATATTTCTACATCGTGTTTGCAGCACTTGTTGTTGTGGGGACTGCAAACGCGGTGAATTTGACGGACGGTCTTGACGGACTTGCGATTGTACCGGTGATGATTTCTGCGGCGACGTTGGGACTTTTTGCTTACGTTACAGGTCACTACTCTATCGCGGCTTATTTGCAAATCCCGCATGTCGTGGGAGCGGGTGAGTTAACTCCTGTGGCAGCGACCATCGTCGCGGCGGGCATGGGCTTCTTGTGGTTTAACGCGTATCCGGCACAAGTCTTCATGGGGGACGTGGGTTCGTTGTCTCTCGGCGGATTCTTGGGTTCGATGGCGGTTATTACTCAAAATGAACTTTTGATGGTGGTTCTAGGCGGAGTCTTCGTGGTGGAAGCTCTTTCTGTTATAACGCAAGTTATTTCCTTTAAAATGACTGGCAAAAGAGTTTTCAAAATGGCGCCGATTCATCACCACTTTGAATTGGGCGGATTGACCGAAACGAAGATCATCGTTCGGTTTTGGATTATTTCTATTTTATTAGCAGTTCTAAGTCTTGCGACCCTGAAGTTGAGGTAG
- the murF gene encoding UDP-N-acetylmuramoyl-tripeptide--D-alanyl-D-alanine ligase, whose protein sequence is MRAMDVQTLVKVTGAQTLSLQEKNFSGIGTDTRVDLKGQLFIPLKGEAFDAHQFLDKAVQQGAAGLLVHEENEQVQKLKGKVTILKVPDTLKALQRLGTWARREARAKVVGITGSNGKTTTKEFTAALVGSVKTVHYNKGSFNNHWGVPFTLLQLPPDKDVAVVEMGMNHAGEITELVHIAEPDVVVCTMVGRAHMEFFGTIEKVAEAKAEIYEASSPETVRIYNLDNKQTHNMYVKALEKYPKEKILTFSSEDPRATVHLMISSMNMSELTVKGVIGGKEGTAQVQVFGAQNLTNLMAAASIGLAVGMTPEQVWKGLPACKTNWGRNQLVHLKSGAQMIFDAYNANPDSMKALIDNMKLLTVSGRKVGVFGQMRELGSASASLHEELGTWVGAAGFDKVYFIGDDYDAFNKGLTKAGYKNPSSIEKDYKDSSGQDLANFLKEGDIAVVKASRGTKLERFVFPCNPLDFSEKQ, encoded by the coding sequence ATGAGAGCCATGGACGTGCAAACTCTTGTGAAAGTGACGGGAGCGCAAACTCTCAGTCTTCAAGAAAAAAACTTTTCCGGCATTGGTACTGATACGCGTGTGGATTTGAAGGGTCAGCTTTTTATTCCTTTGAAGGGCGAGGCTTTCGATGCGCATCAGTTTTTGGATAAAGCTGTTCAGCAAGGGGCCGCAGGTCTGCTTGTGCACGAAGAAAATGAACAAGTGCAAAAGCTCAAAGGCAAGGTCACGATTCTTAAAGTTCCTGATACGTTAAAAGCTTTGCAGCGTCTGGGGACATGGGCTCGCCGTGAAGCGCGCGCAAAGGTCGTGGGTATCACGGGCTCTAACGGCAAAACAACGACGAAGGAATTCACGGCGGCACTTGTCGGTTCCGTAAAAACCGTTCACTACAACAAAGGCAGTTTCAATAATCATTGGGGTGTACCGTTTACTTTGTTGCAACTGCCGCCAGATAAAGACGTGGCGGTTGTCGAGATGGGGATGAATCACGCCGGTGAAATCACGGAGCTTGTGCATATTGCAGAACCCGACGTTGTTGTCTGCACGATGGTCGGCCGCGCACACATGGAATTTTTTGGCACGATCGAAAAAGTTGCGGAAGCAAAGGCCGAGATCTACGAAGCGTCTTCTCCTGAGACCGTTCGAATTTACAATCTTGACAACAAACAGACGCACAACATGTATGTGAAGGCTCTTGAGAAATATCCGAAAGAAAAAATCCTGACGTTCTCTTCCGAAGATCCGCGCGCGACGGTGCACTTGATGATCAGCTCAATGAACATGAGCGAGCTGACTGTGAAAGGTGTGATCGGCGGTAAAGAGGGCACGGCACAAGTGCAAGTCTTCGGCGCACAAAATTTAACGAACCTGATGGCGGCTGCGAGCATTGGTCTGGCAGTGGGTATGACGCCGGAGCAAGTATGGAAGGGTCTTCCTGCTTGTAAAACAAACTGGGGCCGCAATCAGTTGGTGCATTTAAAGTCGGGCGCACAAATGATCTTCGACGCTTACAACGCAAACCCTGACAGCATGAAGGCGCTGATCGACAACATGAAGCTCTTAACAGTTTCCGGTCGCAAGGTCGGCGTCTTCGGTCAAATGCGCGAGCTCGGCTCTGCCTCTGCAAGTCTGCACGAAGAACTTGGCACCTGGGTTGGCGCTGCGGGTTTCGACAAAGTTTATTTCATCGGCGACGACTACGATGCTTTCAACAAGGGCCTCACAAAAGCCGGCTACAAAAATCCATCATCAATTGAAAAAGACTACAAAGATTCTTCCGGCCAAGACCTCGCCAACTTCCTCAAAGAAGGCGACATCGCCGTCGTCAAAGCCTCCCGAGGCACAAAACTCGAACGCTTCGTCTTCCCCTGCAACCCCCTCGACTTCTCCGAAAAACAATAA
- a CDS encoding secondary thiamine-phosphate synthase enzyme YjbQ: MLQDKDWCLAPHDATGFLKTEKVAEHKVAGNISWTEYLHFRVPKRYGLINITDKVEEVLLRSGVQDGLCYIGAMHITAGIYVNDAEAGLLHDISRWIERLAPFGQNYDHHRTGEDNGDAHLKSYLTNHQIVVPVTRGEFDFGTWQQIFYAEFDGLRDKRVLVKVVGLGNS, from the coding sequence ATGTTGCAAGATAAAGACTGGTGCTTGGCTCCGCATGATGCCACTGGATTTCTAAAGACAGAAAAAGTCGCTGAACACAAAGTCGCAGGAAATATTTCCTGGACTGAGTATTTGCATTTTCGTGTGCCGAAGCGCTATGGTTTGATCAATATCACGGACAAGGTTGAAGAAGTTTTGCTTCGTTCTGGTGTGCAAGACGGTCTTTGTTATATCGGAGCCATGCATATCACGGCCGGAATTTACGTGAATGATGCCGAGGCGGGTTTGCTTCATGATATCTCGCGCTGGATTGAGCGCCTGGCACCTTTTGGACAAAACTACGATCATCATCGCACTGGTGAAGACAACGGCGATGCGCATTTAAAAAGTTATTTAACGAATCATCAGATTGTTGTGCCGGTGACTCGCGGGGAGTTTGATTTCGGAACTTGGCAGCAGATCTTTTATGCGGAGTTTGATGGACTCCGCGATAAAAGAGTTTTGGTGAAAGTCGTCGGACTCGGAAACTCTTAA
- a CDS encoding CBS domain-containing protein gives MKIALKDHMTRKLVTIGKDATVAEAYRLMTNFWIRHLPVMDETDEFIVGMLSERDLLRAPSQETPVNQVMSSPLKVFEVDAPIKAVVESMIEEKISAFLITKEDEVVGIVTSEDMLVLLDQLLEKGDHRTWNLGELLFNPALQRTAYLVGQAGI, from the coding sequence GTGAAAATCGCTCTGAAGGATCACATGACTCGAAAATTAGTTACGATAGGCAAAGACGCCACGGTGGCCGAAGCGTATCGATTGATGACCAATTTTTGGATTCGTCACCTTCCTGTTATGGACGAAACCGATGAGTTCATTGTTGGAATGTTGTCGGAAAGAGATCTATTAAGAGCGCCTTCACAAGAAACTCCTGTTAACCAAGTCATGAGTTCGCCTCTGAAAGTTTTCGAAGTCGACGCCCCCATCAAAGCCGTCGTCGAGTCCATGATCGAAGAAAAAATCTCGGCCTTCCTCATCACCAAAGAAGACGAAGTCGTCGGCATCGTCACATCGGAAGACATGCTCGTCTTGCTCGATCAACTCCTCGAAAAAGGAGACCACCGCACCTGGAACCTCGGCGAACTCCTCTTCAACCCCGCCCTACAAAGAACCGCCTACCTCGTCGGCCAAGCGGGAATCTAA
- a CDS encoding serine esterase, translating to MRQLGKIHCQEINNDDNAPWVIFFHGFGADCNDLFSLGEMISTKKTYNWLFPNGILEVPIGPAWMGRAWWTIDMMEIQRAAERGEHRDFSNDTPKGMTKAYDMTSEMIRQLKVPWSKIVLGGFSQGAMLATELYLRAPETPAGLVIMSGTLLHQEEWKKLIPARQGQRFFQSHGEGDPILGFKQAQKLETLLTQNGMKGSLTSFRGGHEIPPQVITKIGDYLNTL from the coding sequence ATGAGACAACTCGGAAAAATACATTGCCAAGAAATAAATAATGACGATAACGCGCCCTGGGTTATCTTCTTTCACGGCTTCGGCGCCGACTGCAACGACTTGTTTTCTCTCGGAGAAATGATTTCAACGAAGAAAACTTACAATTGGCTTTTCCCCAATGGAATTCTCGAAGTGCCGATTGGTCCTGCTTGGATGGGACGCGCTTGGTGGACAATTGACATGATGGAGATTCAACGCGCGGCTGAACGCGGCGAACATCGTGATTTCAGCAACGACACTCCGAAAGGCATGACTAAGGCCTACGATATGACCTCGGAAATGATCCGTCAGCTTAAAGTCCCTTGGAGTAAAATCGTGCTTGGAGGCTTCAGCCAAGGTGCGATGCTAGCCACGGAACTTTACTTGCGCGCGCCGGAAACTCCGGCAGGTCTAGTTATTATGTCGGGCACTTTGCTGCATCAAGAAGAGTGGAAAAAGTTAATTCCTGCAAGACAAGGCCAGCGTTTCTTTCAAAGTCATGGCGAAGGCGATCCTATTCTTGGCTTTAAGCAGGCCCAGAAGCTCGAAACTCTGCTTACGCAAAATGGAATGAAGGGTTCTTTGACAAGTTTCCGAGGAGGACACGAAATTCCACCGCAGGTGATCACGAAGATTGGCGACTACTTAAACACGCTTTAA
- a CDS encoding ATP-dependent DNA helicase RecQ: MQVDLGPQESLLQKYFNLSQFRRGQKEIIDAVMAKRDVLAVLPTGGGKSLCYQYPAVHFQQLVIVISPLIALMKDQVMALRKLGIPAGCLHSGQSDDEKREVFAELNKGGAFILYLSPERAQKEGFQKWVQHKQIALFAIDEAHCVSQWGHDFREEYAQLNNLKKLCPQVPILALTASATPTVLDDISKHLHLKNPARMVHGFYRSNLYYQVELCEDEEAKVAFLLQSIKQHSQGRIIVYCGTRKVTESIALLLQKKFSQVGFYHAGLSAEVRAQTQDAYARGDLRILVATNAFGMGIDQPDVRLVVHNQIPANIDALYQEMGRAGRDGEDATCLTLYSKKDKGLQSYFIHSSEAPEEIKDARWRNLDALVNYAEGGECRHAEILTYYKDSQRIERCGHCDNCAPQSARKVSKPLYQKVDETLQVIKTALTKAKKKKVDPDLVLDEVQEKRFQLLKHWRKEKAKELDVPAFVVFSDQTLKHLAIKNPHSMDGLKAIHGIGEAKLEKFGWDLLAELKN; this comes from the coding sequence ATGCAAGTGGATCTCGGGCCGCAAGAAAGCCTTTTACAAAAATATTTCAATCTTTCCCAGTTTCGCCGCGGTCAAAAAGAAATTATTGATGCGGTGATGGCCAAAAGAGATGTGCTTGCAGTTCTACCAACCGGTGGTGGCAAGTCTCTTTGTTATCAATATCCCGCGGTTCATTTCCAGCAGCTTGTAATTGTTATTTCTCCGCTGATCGCTTTGATGAAGGATCAAGTGATGGCTTTGCGCAAGTTGGGAATTCCAGCGGGCTGCCTTCACTCGGGCCAATCTGATGATGAAAAACGCGAGGTTTTTGCGGAACTCAACAAAGGCGGCGCTTTTATTCTGTATCTTTCTCCGGAGCGTGCGCAAAAAGAAGGCTTCCAAAAATGGGTGCAGCACAAACAAATCGCATTGTTCGCGATTGATGAGGCCCACTGTGTCTCACAATGGGGGCACGACTTCCGTGAAGAATACGCTCAGCTCAATAATTTGAAAAAACTCTGCCCGCAAGTTCCGATCCTGGCTTTAACCGCGTCGGCGACTCCGACAGTTTTGGATGATATTTCCAAACACTTGCATCTAAAAAATCCGGCGCGCATGGTGCATGGATTTTACCGCTCCAATTTGTATTACCAGGTGGAGCTCTGTGAAGACGAAGAAGCAAAAGTCGCCTTTCTTTTACAAAGTATTAAACAGCATTCTCAAGGGCGTATTATCGTTTATTGCGGAACTCGCAAGGTGACCGAAAGTATCGCTCTGCTGCTGCAAAAAAAGTTTTCGCAAGTAGGTTTCTATCACGCGGGTCTTTCGGCGGAGGTGCGCGCGCAAACGCAAGACGCTTACGCTCGGGGGGATCTAAGAATTCTTGTTGCAACGAATGCTTTCGGTATGGGCATCGATCAGCCCGACGTGCGCTTAGTGGTGCATAATCAGATTCCAGCCAATATCGATGCTCTTTATCAAGAGATGGGCAGGGCGGGCCGTGACGGCGAGGATGCGACTTGTTTGACTTTGTACTCTAAAAAAGACAAAGGCCTGCAGTCGTATTTCATTCATAGCTCTGAGGCTCCGGAAGAAATCAAGGACGCGCGCTGGCGAAACTTAGACGCCTTGGTGAACTATGCTGAGGGCGGTGAGTGTCGTCACGCGGAAATTCTAACCTACTACAAAGATTCGCAGCGTATTGAGCGATGTGGTCACTGCGATAATTGTGCGCCTCAGTCGGCACGAAAAGTCTCCAAGCCCCTGTATCAAAAAGTGGATGAAACTTTGCAGGTTATTAAAACGGCTTTGACGAAGGCGAAGAAAAAGAAAGTGGATCCGGATCTGGTTCTGGATGAAGTGCAGGAAAAGCGCTTTCAGCTTCTTAAACATTGGCGCAAAGAAAAAGCGAAGGAACTTGATGTTCCAGCCTTTGTCGTCTTTAGCGACCAGACTTTAAAACATTTGGCTATCAAGAACCCTCACTCGATGGACGGTCTTAAAGCCATTCACGGCATTGGCGAAGCGAAGCTTGAAAAATTTGGTTGGGATCTTTTGGCCGAACTTAAAAATTAA
- a CDS encoding transporter substrate-binding domain-containing protein — MYFILLVLFGLASSGHAAETLRVSYYNFPPEILKTSTGLYGASHEVWEKAAKRAQVKIEWVGPVPYMRALHLLETGKVDAIYRLAKTPEREKVFVFSEVAPFWGKTGIVVLASDRLERVTTDDDIKGKKIGWLRGGTPPPFLEKNRKNIVWEPATDNSIQVNMEKLAQKKIWGAYFIFSSTAYFYNAQNNGPEIKVLPFPGSEKPNRMYAAFSKTANPAIVERMNKAFTAELDGYNYEKLSQKYIDMAAKGLLK; from the coding sequence ATGTATTTCATTCTTCTGGTACTTTTCGGTCTGGCGTCTTCAGGGCATGCGGCAGAAACTTTGCGTGTCTCCTATTATAATTTTCCTCCCGAAATCTTAAAAACATCGACGGGCTTATACGGCGCCTCTCACGAAGTGTGGGAGAAAGCCGCGAAAAGAGCCCAAGTAAAAATCGAGTGGGTCGGTCCCGTTCCTTACATGCGCGCATTACATCTTTTAGAGACGGGAAAAGTCGACGCCATCTACCGTCTTGCGAAAACACCGGAGCGGGAAAAAGTTTTTGTTTTTTCAGAGGTTGCGCCGTTCTGGGGAAAAACAGGGATCGTCGTTCTCGCTTCCGATCGTCTCGAAAGAGTTACTACAGACGACGACATCAAAGGAAAGAAAATCGGCTGGCTGCGCGGAGGAACGCCTCCGCCATTTTTAGAAAAGAATAGAAAGAACATCGTTTGGGAGCCGGCGACGGATAACTCCATCCAGGTGAATATGGAGAAGTTAGCGCAAAAGAAAATCTGGGGCGCGTATTTTATTTTTTCAAGCACTGCTTATTTCTATAATGCGCAAAACAACGGTCCTGAAATCAAGGTTCTTCCTTTTCCAGGCAGCGAAAAACCCAATCGTATGTACGCGGCCTTTTCAAAAACTGCGAATCCTGCGATCGTTGAACGCATGAACAAAGCGTTTACGGCGGAATTGGACGGTTACAACTACGAAAAACTATCGCAAAAATATATCGATATGGCGGCAAAAGGACTTTTAAAATAA